In Granulicella tundricola MP5ACTX9, a single genomic region encodes these proteins:
- a CDS encoding outer membrane beta-barrel protein, with product MKRPAIPHGIVRWFVDVTAALRQQQVIVYGLLQLPFGAHKQFLNHSNGIVNQIVGGWEISPVINYSSGLPYTLSYNNCTGSNVSGAPCYVSGDINNFHSQQSGLPGQNLTFYQAFAHNAADNVFSSPGQGTFTAPGLNTFGNVGRNTAFGPHFFNTDLSVQKSFTIHEGTVFQLRADGYNAFNHINFGTPNGNIENGGAIGSGPFPNSSSNPRQLQFSGRLQF from the coding sequence GTGAAGCGACCGGCTATTCCACATGGGATCGTGCGGTGGTTCGTGGACGTGACGGCTGCTCTGCGTCAGCAGCAGGTCATCGTCTACGGGCTCCTCCAGCTTCCCTTCGGTGCACACAAGCAGTTCCTGAATCACTCGAACGGAATCGTGAACCAGATTGTGGGTGGATGGGAGATCAGCCCGGTCATCAATTATTCCAGTGGTTTGCCATACACCCTCAGCTACAACAACTGCACGGGCTCCAACGTCAGTGGCGCACCGTGCTATGTGAGCGGAGACATCAACAACTTCCACTCGCAGCAGAGCGGGCTTCCCGGTCAGAACCTCACGTTCTACCAGGCGTTCGCGCATAACGCAGCCGACAACGTCTTCTCTTCTCCTGGACAAGGCACCTTCACCGCTCCGGGTTTGAATACGTTCGGTAATGTTGGCCGCAATACTGCCTTCGGACCGCACTTCTTCAACACGGACCTTTCCGTACAGAAAAGCTTCACTATCCACGAAGGTACGGTCTTCCAACTGCGGGCGGACGGCTACAACGCGTTCAACCACATCAACTTCGGAACGCCCAATGGCAACATCGAGAACGGCGGCGCAATCGGCTCCGGACCGTTCCCGAACTCCTCCTCCAACCCAAGGCAGCTACAGTTCTCGGGCCGCCTTCAGTTCTAA
- a CDS encoding trehalase family glycosidase — MPKLFLATILLTTSAIAQATLQPAPAPPSTDIHAYIANGWQTLSRSMVECKSVVDPKVTTTPILYLPAGLPTPPEVTAMQQQCHVEVRSLPHKIKDLGDLRPSELPKEGLLYLPKKYVVPGGRFNEMYGWDSYFILLGLVHDKQLDLARGMVENFFFEIENYGAILNANRTYFFTRSQPPFLSSMIREVYEAPGAPQDPKWLAHAYDMARRDYALWTSPAHQAGSTGLAAYHDLGEGPVPEMADDSAYYPDVIRYLEAHPDSDQQYLVPDSSDPATVARTSCDTQMSKVCAAAVVDGHRLSAAYFRGDRAMRESGFDTTFRFGTFSGSTDHYAPVCLNALLFKYEQDMAHLATLLHRPAEAASWKARAEIRHQAIDKFLWNPAAGMYFDYDFVDQHRSTYHYVTTFYPLWAGLASQVQATAVRSHLAYFERPGGLALSDVTSGVQWDQPYGWAPTTWLAVSGLEKAGFHEDATRIAKSFSATVEDNFKRDGTIREKYNVVSGSANVQVATGYKSNVVGFGWTNGVYLKLQDLIQPTK, encoded by the coding sequence ATGCCCAAACTCTTCCTCGCAACAATCCTCCTCACCACCTCCGCCATCGCTCAGGCGACCCTCCAGCCCGCCCCCGCTCCACCCTCCACAGACATCCACGCCTACATCGCCAACGGCTGGCAGACCCTCTCCCGCTCCATGGTCGAGTGCAAATCAGTCGTCGACCCCAAGGTCACCACGACCCCCATCCTTTACCTCCCCGCCGGCCTCCCCACGCCACCGGAGGTCACCGCGATGCAGCAGCAGTGCCACGTAGAGGTCCGCAGCCTCCCGCACAAGATCAAGGACCTCGGCGACCTACGCCCCTCCGAACTTCCCAAGGAAGGCCTCCTCTATCTCCCCAAGAAATACGTTGTCCCCGGCGGCCGCTTCAATGAAATGTACGGCTGGGACAGCTACTTCATCCTCCTCGGCCTCGTCCACGATAAGCAGTTGGATCTCGCCCGAGGCATGGTCGAGAACTTCTTCTTCGAGATTGAAAACTACGGCGCCATCCTCAACGCCAACCGCACCTACTTCTTCACCCGTTCGCAGCCCCCGTTCCTCAGCAGCATGATCCGCGAGGTCTACGAAGCTCCCGGCGCACCGCAGGACCCCAAGTGGCTCGCCCATGCCTATGACATGGCCCGCCGCGACTATGCCCTCTGGACCTCGCCCGCTCACCAGGCAGGCTCCACCGGCCTTGCCGCCTACCACGACCTCGGCGAAGGCCCCGTCCCCGAGATGGCAGACGACTCCGCCTACTACCCCGACGTCATCCGCTACCTCGAAGCCCATCCCGACTCCGACCAGCAATACCTCGTCCCCGACTCCTCCGACCCCGCCACCGTAGCCCGTACCTCCTGCGACACGCAGATGTCCAAGGTCTGCGCCGCTGCCGTCGTCGACGGTCACCGCCTCTCCGCCGCCTACTTCCGCGGCGACCGCGCCATGCGCGAATCCGGCTTCGACACCACCTTCCGCTTCGGCACCTTCTCGGGCTCCACAGACCACTACGCCCCGGTCTGCCTCAACGCTCTCCTCTTCAAGTACGAACAGGACATGGCTCATCTCGCCACCCTTCTCCATCGCCCCGCGGAGGCTGCCTCATGGAAGGCCCGCGCAGAGATCCGCCACCAGGCCATCGACAAGTTCCTCTGGAACCCCGCCGCCGGCATGTATTTTGACTATGACTTCGTAGACCAGCACCGCTCCACCTATCACTACGTGACAACCTTCTACCCCCTCTGGGCTGGCCTCGCCTCGCAGGTCCAGGCCACCGCCGTCCGCAGCCACCTTGCGTACTTCGAGCGTCCCGGCGGCCTCGCCCTCTCGGACGTCACCTCCGGCGTCCAGTGGGATCAGCCCTACGGCTGGGCCCCCACTACCTGGCTCGCAGTCTCAGGCCTCGAGAAGGCTGGCTTCCACGAAGACGCCACCCGAATCGCCAAATCCTTCTCCGCGACGGTGGAGGATAACTTCAAGCGCGACGGCACCATCCGCGAAAAGTACAACGTCGTCAGTGGCTCAGCCAACGTTCAGGTCGCCACCGGCTACAAGTCCAACGTGGTCGGCTTCGGCTGGACCAACGGCGTCTACCTCAAGCTGCAGGACCTCATCCAGCCCACAAAATAA
- a CDS encoding tetratricopeptide repeat protein, producing the protein MSLGYVTIEKMKWVLVGLLCIRGGFGVLAQSTDSKGLQVRPAAAAQGASATTAEAETLRGLRKQIDTGHADEALQRIVSLRTAGPGAAGYRMAGLSRMEGLALFAQGKLREADTAFADALVEDKGDVESAQMRGLTLFRLGRPADAIPLLEGSKGKANGGDRKADPNYVLALCYIDTRKYDDARHAFAAQFGMEPDGAGAYLLAARMLLRREYLPVAQGFAEKALALQPGLPLAHALLGEIALAGNHLEEAIAQFEKEKISNPLEPSVYDRLGDAYGRAARYTDAQASLQEAVLLEPNSTGPYILLGKTMLKQGDALGATTYLERAVKMDPANYMTHSLLGQAYRTMGRTEDASRETSTAQKLQTASEPKLENLH; encoded by the coding sequence TTGAGTTTGGGCTACGTGACGATCGAGAAGATGAAGTGGGTGTTGGTGGGGCTGCTCTGTATCAGAGGCGGTTTCGGGGTGCTTGCACAGAGCACGGATTCAAAGGGCCTACAGGTCCGGCCAGCTGCGGCGGCGCAGGGAGCCTCTGCAACGACGGCTGAGGCGGAGACGCTGCGGGGCCTTCGGAAGCAGATCGATACGGGGCATGCGGATGAGGCTTTGCAGCGGATTGTCTCCCTGCGAACGGCGGGTCCGGGGGCCGCCGGCTACCGGATGGCGGGGCTCAGCCGGATGGAAGGGCTCGCTTTGTTCGCACAAGGGAAGTTGCGAGAGGCCGACACCGCGTTTGCGGATGCGCTGGTGGAGGACAAGGGCGATGTGGAGTCCGCGCAGATGCGGGGGCTAACGTTGTTCCGGCTGGGACGGCCAGCGGACGCGATTCCGTTGCTCGAGGGGTCGAAGGGCAAGGCGAACGGAGGCGACCGAAAGGCCGATCCGAACTATGTCCTGGCGCTTTGCTATATCGACACGCGCAAGTACGACGATGCGCGGCATGCGTTTGCAGCGCAGTTCGGGATGGAGCCGGATGGGGCGGGGGCGTATCTGCTGGCGGCTCGGATGCTGCTGAGGCGGGAGTATCTGCCAGTGGCACAGGGGTTCGCGGAGAAGGCGCTGGCGTTGCAGCCGGGACTGCCGCTCGCTCATGCGTTGCTGGGGGAGATTGCGTTGGCGGGGAATCATCTGGAGGAGGCAATCGCGCAGTTTGAGAAGGAGAAGATCTCAAACCCGCTGGAGCCGAGCGTCTATGACCGGCTGGGGGATGCGTATGGCCGTGCGGCCCGGTATACGGACGCGCAAGCGAGTCTGCAGGAGGCGGTATTGCTGGAACCGAACTCCACTGGGCCATACATCCTGCTGGGTAAGACGATGCTGAAGCAGGGTGATGCACTGGGTGCGACGACATACCTGGAGCGTGCGGTGAAGATGGACCCGGCGAACTATATGACGCACTCGCTGCTGGGGCAGGCTTACCGGACGATGGGTCGGACGGAGGATGCAAGCCGCGAGACGTCCACCGCACAAAAGCTGCAAACGGCGAGCGAACCGAAGCTCGAGAACCTGCACTAA
- a CDS encoding tetratricopeptide repeat protein, giving the protein MEPTANPEGPARRAWGVILAWIGGITAVIGFIGTVTGTFTTLSDRLHRNSDFDAQIALAQAQVKQSEYPQAVQTYAAVLKQDPHYRPALDGQLQTVEHWVEDFRVPPREDEKTTVTASNLLDQIFPVLDAALVRTKALQTADIQAHIGWAHWLNQHIAEREFGSTAVDNLHAALVTDPNNVYANAMLGNWMLQNHQSLPEAIRHFDTAVATGKERPLVRRYQLAAYDNLDAPGGRTAILKAVSSMRQANEPLDSERRRNVFVYCCRPGTIFRNELVESFTALPQDEFWQTYLWLDADDPPEGEQIRQLNRRYIQASLAEVAGHRADALTQFRALKKDVQIPGTSLDELVAEAIQRLST; this is encoded by the coding sequence ATGGAACCTACCGCTAATCCTGAAGGCCCCGCCCGCCGAGCCTGGGGCGTCATCCTCGCATGGATCGGCGGCATCACCGCCGTCATCGGCTTCATCGGAACCGTCACCGGCACCTTCACCACTCTCTCGGACCGCCTCCACCGCAACTCCGACTTCGACGCCCAGATCGCCCTGGCTCAGGCCCAGGTCAAGCAGTCCGAGTATCCGCAGGCCGTTCAGACCTACGCCGCCGTCCTTAAGCAGGACCCCCACTACCGCCCCGCCCTCGATGGCCAGCTCCAGACCGTCGAGCACTGGGTCGAAGACTTCCGCGTCCCGCCCCGCGAAGACGAAAAGACCACCGTCACCGCCAGCAATCTGCTCGACCAGATCTTCCCCGTCCTGGACGCAGCGCTGGTCCGCACAAAAGCGCTACAAACCGCAGACATCCAGGCCCACATCGGCTGGGCTCACTGGCTTAATCAGCACATCGCTGAGCGCGAGTTCGGCTCAACCGCAGTAGACAATCTCCACGCCGCCCTTGTCACCGATCCCAACAACGTCTATGCCAACGCCATGCTCGGCAACTGGATGCTCCAAAACCACCAGAGTCTACCCGAGGCCATCCGGCACTTTGACACCGCAGTCGCCACTGGCAAGGAGCGCCCACTCGTCCGCCGATATCAGCTCGCTGCCTACGACAATCTGGACGCCCCGGGAGGCCGCACCGCCATCCTCAAGGCCGTCAGCTCAATGCGCCAGGCCAATGAGCCTCTCGACTCCGAGCGTCGCCGCAATGTCTTCGTCTACTGCTGCCGCCCCGGCACCATCTTTCGTAATGAGCTCGTCGAATCCTTCACCGCCCTTCCGCAGGACGAGTTCTGGCAGACCTATCTCTGGCTTGACGCAGACGACCCCCCGGAAGGCGAGCAGATCCGGCAGCTCAACCGCCGTTACATCCAGGCCTCACTCGCTGAAGTAGCCGGTCACCGCGCGGATGCCCTCACCCAGTTCCGCGCTCTGAAAAAGGACGTTCAGATTCCTGGCACCTCCCTCGACGAACTGGTCGCCGAAGCCATCCAGCGCCTCTCTACCTAA
- a CDS encoding YXWGXW repeat-containing protein, with translation MLKKLAVATLFASLLPLASQAQIAIRIGPPAPVVEHYGPPPHPGYVWQGGYHRWDGNRYAWTPGHWGRPPRPGAVWVPDAYDHRGDGYHYHAGYWR, from the coding sequence ATGCTCAAGAAACTGGCAGTCGCAACACTATTCGCCTCCCTTTTGCCCCTCGCATCGCAGGCCCAGATTGCGATCCGTATTGGGCCACCGGCGCCCGTCGTCGAGCACTACGGGCCACCCCCGCATCCCGGCTATGTATGGCAGGGTGGATATCATCGCTGGGATGGTAACCGGTATGCATGGACCCCCGGCCACTGGGGCCGTCCGCCACGTCCCGGCGCGGTGTGGGTGCCTGACGCCTACGATCATCGCGGCGATGGATACCACTATCACGCGGGTTACTGGCGCTAA
- a CDS encoding alpha-glucosidase, whose amino-acid sequence MHHSTTRPARFRALAPLFAALILAASASLPAPAQTVPVNIAAPVTSDVWWKHAVVYEIYPRSYQDSNGDGLGDLNGITQRLPYLQSLGVDAIWIAPMYPSPQVDFGYDISNYESVDPQYGTLADMDKLIAAGKQHNIRVVLDMVLNHTSDKHQWFIDSASSRTNPRHNWYVWNDGIPADGPGVTAYQKKYEHEDLNGKKVVPPNNWTSGFGGSAWEWVPAVHQYYYHFFYIQQPDLNWRNPEVEKAAFGAMRFWLDRGVAGFRLDAIPTLFEDPKLTNAPELGGLNKQGDPNLSDKYQSNLPEVHDVIRRMRAMVASYAGNRVLIGETYLPDTAALVPWYGGEKLNELQLPMNMLVGFHGDHDKLNAASFRTRIEEAENILPGSQPLFVFDNHDNVRSWERYGDGVHNEAIARTIAAVLYTSRATAMTWEGAEIGMVTTTPTRKEDVKDPIGITGWPNEKGRDGERTPMQWDTSKNAGFSTADKTWLPVPPNYKTINVATEEKEPDSLLNWNKKLIALRRSNRAMHDGGLTMLNPNDPSVLSWLRSTAPGQPAVVVAMNMSAEPKTISLDLSTTGFKGKTVKTLLTDQPSLANTSTVTNITLPPFASWIAQIQ is encoded by the coding sequence ATGCACCATTCCACGACCCGGCCAGCCCGTTTCCGAGCCCTTGCGCCCCTGTTCGCAGCACTCATTCTCGCCGCCTCGGCGTCTCTTCCGGCCCCGGCCCAGACGGTCCCGGTCAACATCGCCGCGCCCGTCACCTCGGACGTCTGGTGGAAGCACGCCGTCGTCTATGAGATCTATCCCCGCTCCTACCAGGACTCCAACGGCGACGGCCTCGGTGATCTCAACGGCATTACCCAGCGCCTGCCCTATCTCCAATCCCTCGGCGTGGATGCCATCTGGATCGCACCCATGTACCCATCGCCCCAGGTCGACTTCGGCTACGACATCTCGAACTACGAGTCCGTCGACCCGCAGTACGGCACTCTTGCCGATATGGACAAGCTCATCGCCGCTGGCAAGCAGCACAACATCCGCGTCGTCCTGGACATGGTCCTCAACCACACCTCGGACAAGCACCAGTGGTTCATCGACTCTGCCAGCTCCCGCACCAATCCCCGCCACAACTGGTACGTCTGGAACGACGGCATCCCCGCCGACGGCCCCGGCGTCACCGCCTACCAGAAGAAGTATGAGCATGAGGACCTGAACGGCAAAAAGGTCGTCCCACCCAACAACTGGACCTCCGGCTTCGGCGGCTCGGCCTGGGAGTGGGTCCCTGCCGTCCACCAGTACTACTACCACTTCTTCTACATCCAGCAGCCGGACCTCAACTGGCGCAACCCTGAGGTTGAGAAGGCAGCCTTCGGAGCCATGCGCTTCTGGCTCGACCGTGGCGTAGCCGGGTTCCGCCTGGACGCCATCCCCACCCTCTTTGAAGATCCCAAGCTGACCAACGCACCGGAGCTCGGTGGCCTCAACAAGCAGGGCGATCCCAACCTGAGCGACAAGTACCAGTCCAATCTGCCTGAGGTTCACGACGTCATCCGCCGCATGCGGGCGATGGTCGCCTCCTACGCCGGCAACCGTGTCCTGATCGGCGAGACCTACCTCCCCGATACCGCCGCTCTCGTCCCCTGGTACGGAGGAGAAAAGCTGAATGAGCTCCAGCTCCCGATGAACATGCTCGTGGGCTTCCACGGCGACCACGACAAGCTCAACGCAGCATCCTTCCGCACTCGCATTGAAGAGGCGGAGAATATCCTCCCCGGCTCCCAGCCTCTCTTCGTCTTTGACAACCATGACAACGTCCGGTCTTGGGAGCGTTATGGCGATGGTGTCCACAATGAAGCCATAGCCCGCACCATCGCTGCCGTTCTCTACACCTCACGCGCCACCGCCATGACCTGGGAAGGTGCGGAGATCGGCATGGTCACCACCACGCCCACCCGCAAGGAAGACGTGAAGGACCCCATCGGCATCACCGGCTGGCCCAACGAGAAGGGCCGCGATGGCGAGCGCACCCCCATGCAGTGGGATACCTCAAAGAACGCCGGCTTCTCCACCGCCGATAAGACCTGGCTCCCCGTTCCTCCCAACTACAAGACCATCAACGTAGCCACGGAAGAGAAGGAACCGGACTCGCTGCTCAACTGGAACAAGAAGCTGATCGCGCTGCGCCGTTCCAACCGCGCCATGCATGACGGCGGCCTCACCATGCTCAACCCCAACGACCCCAGCGTCCTCTCCTGGCTGCGCAGCACCGCACCCGGACAACCCGCCGTCGTCGTCGCCATGAACATGTCGGCCGAGCCGAAGACCATCTCGCTCGATCTCTCCACAACCGGCTTCAAGGGCAAGACCGTCAAGACTCTTCTGACAGACCAACCCTCCCTCGCCAACACCTCAACCGTCACCAACATCACCCTCCCACCCTTCGCCTCCTGGATCGCACAAATCCAGTAG
- a CDS encoding CRTAC1 family protein has product MLLLFLLLAVGVQAQQVYPASAEHPTPAWFVDVAAKAGITVRNVNGSEEHKKYIVEATGSGVAIIDYDRDGWPDIFLVNGTDLGSAGKTAASNHLLHNNHDGTFTDVTAKAGMVSTGWGQGACVGDYDNDGFDDIYVTGYGKGRLFHNLGNGSFKEVAEAAGVAGSGKEWGTGCAFVDYDRDGKLDLVIANYVHFDLAKTPAPGADAGCMWKGSPVMCGPRGLPSAPNILFHNDGGGKFTDVSKAAGIEKTAGHYCFSVTTLDYNEDGWPDIYMACDSTPSILYRNNHDGTFTDVAADVGVAFNEDGREQAGMGATAADYDGDGHLDLFKTNFSDDTATLYKSHGDGTYTDETFAAGLGINSDALGWGAMFADVDNDGYPDLIVVNGHVYPEVDSAKLGAAYREPRFLYWNQGNGKFKDVSKGAGPGMTEPMAGRGLAIADLWNDGRLEAIVNNLSDRPMLLVNEAKNTNHWLGIKLTGTKSNRDGIGGRVVVRGTKRSWVDEVRSGSSYNSSNDLRLHFGLGAEMHVADVTVRWPNGESEVFTVAGVDRMVEFVEGKGKLVQ; this is encoded by the coding sequence ATGCTTCTCTTATTTTTGCTGCTGGCTGTGGGTGTGCAGGCTCAGCAGGTGTATCCGGCCAGCGCGGAGCACCCAACGCCGGCGTGGTTTGTCGATGTTGCGGCTAAGGCCGGCATCACGGTTCGCAACGTCAACGGCAGCGAGGAACACAAGAAGTACATCGTTGAGGCTACGGGGTCGGGCGTGGCAATCATCGACTATGACCGCGATGGCTGGCCGGATATCTTCCTGGTGAACGGGACTGACCTGGGCTCCGCGGGCAAGACGGCGGCGAGCAATCATCTCCTACACAACAACCATGACGGCACGTTTACCGATGTGACTGCGAAGGCAGGCATGGTCTCGACCGGCTGGGGGCAGGGCGCTTGCGTTGGGGACTATGACAACGATGGGTTCGACGACATCTATGTGACGGGCTATGGCAAGGGCCGGCTGTTTCATAATCTCGGCAACGGAAGCTTCAAGGAGGTTGCTGAGGCTGCGGGCGTGGCGGGGAGCGGCAAGGAGTGGGGAACGGGGTGTGCGTTCGTCGACTATGACCGCGACGGCAAGCTGGATCTGGTGATCGCGAACTACGTTCACTTCGACCTGGCCAAGACTCCTGCGCCGGGTGCGGACGCGGGTTGCATGTGGAAGGGGTCACCCGTGATGTGTGGGCCGCGTGGGTTGCCGAGTGCGCCGAATATCCTCTTCCATAATGACGGCGGGGGAAAGTTCACAGACGTCAGTAAGGCGGCAGGGATCGAGAAGACGGCTGGGCACTACTGCTTCTCCGTCACCACGCTGGACTATAACGAAGACGGCTGGCCGGACATCTACATGGCGTGTGATTCGACACCTTCGATCCTTTACCGGAACAATCATGATGGGACGTTCACGGATGTCGCAGCGGATGTGGGTGTGGCATTCAATGAGGATGGGCGCGAGCAGGCGGGCATGGGCGCGACGGCTGCGGACTATGACGGCGACGGGCACCTCGACCTCTTCAAGACGAACTTCTCCGACGACACGGCCACCCTCTACAAGTCACACGGCGACGGCACGTATACGGATGAGACCTTCGCTGCGGGCTTAGGGATCAACTCCGATGCGCTGGGCTGGGGAGCGATGTTCGCGGACGTCGATAACGATGGGTATCCGGACCTGATCGTGGTGAACGGGCATGTGTACCCGGAGGTTGATTCAGCCAAGCTGGGCGCGGCTTATCGGGAGCCTCGTTTTCTTTACTGGAATCAAGGCAATGGCAAGTTCAAGGATGTGTCGAAGGGTGCGGGGCCAGGCATGACGGAGCCGATGGCGGGGCGTGGGCTAGCGATCGCTGACCTGTGGAACGATGGGCGGCTTGAGGCTATCGTAAACAATCTGAGCGACCGTCCGATGCTGCTGGTGAATGAGGCGAAGAACACAAATCATTGGCTTGGGATCAAGCTCACCGGCACTAAGTCGAACCGGGATGGGATCGGCGGGCGTGTGGTGGTGCGGGGTACGAAGCGGAGTTGGGTGGATGAGGTGCGGAGCGGCTCGAGCTATAACAGCTCCAACGATCTCCGACTGCACTTTGGGCTGGGGGCAGAGATGCATGTGGCGGATGTAACGGTCCGCTGGCCTAATGGCGAATCCGAAGTGTTTACGGTTGCGGGAGTGGATCGGATGGTCGAGTTCGTTGAAGGCAAAGGCAAGCTGGTGCAATAA
- a CDS encoding CRTAC1 family protein, with protein sequence MIWTRRGLIKSLSRTAVVLTLEDVLKLAWPAGAQEVAQQVGARPTYDTKPRPAPKGVASPVTGTPLGYSFVDVAKQSGLTTKTIYGGEHKNRYLLETTGCGVAFYDFDHDDWLDLFLVNGTRLEGFAKGQEPVSHLFKNNRDGTFTDITAKSGMTRSGWGQGCCVGDYDNDGLNDLFVTYYGQNILYKSHGDGTFTDVTTKAGLTQSKMRWNSGCAFVDYDKDGKLDLFVANYIDFDIKTAPLPEAAGCAYKGMQVACGPPGLEGGKNILYRNNGDGTFTDVSEKAGMWGTIGTYGLSVTVADLDNDGWPDIYVANDSTAATYYQNQKDGTFKDTAIEAGIAYSPDGKPQAGMGVAVGDFNRDGLLDIVKTNFAGDTDSLYQNLGDGTFEDHTYLSGLGVNTRYLGWGVGFVDLDNDGWLDIFISNGHVYPEVDGSHLDAPYAEHKYVYRNLRNGQFEEVTNLAGNGMTDAVAARGCAFGDFDNDGDMDVVVNCVNSLPQLLRCDSTVARNWIKIRVVGKKSNRAGIGTRITVIAATAAQDKSGMGKQPLRQIDEVRSGGSYYSQNDLRIHFGLDGAKTADVELAWPSGAKDTLTGLAANKLYVIEEGGKVLKTMAMDGVKK encoded by the coding sequence GTGATCTGGACGAGACGTGGATTGATCAAGTCGCTTTCGCGCACGGCTGTAGTGCTGACGCTTGAGGATGTGCTGAAGCTCGCGTGGCCTGCGGGAGCGCAAGAGGTCGCGCAGCAGGTTGGGGCGAGGCCGACGTATGACACGAAGCCTCGGCCGGCGCCTAAGGGGGTGGCTTCCCCGGTGACGGGGACTCCGCTGGGGTACAGCTTTGTGGATGTCGCGAAGCAGAGCGGGCTGACCACGAAGACGATCTATGGGGGCGAGCACAAGAACAGGTATCTGCTGGAGACGACCGGCTGCGGCGTCGCGTTCTATGACTTCGACCATGACGACTGGCTGGATCTGTTTCTGGTGAATGGGACTCGGCTGGAAGGCTTCGCCAAGGGTCAGGAGCCGGTGAGTCATCTGTTCAAGAACAACCGCGACGGCACGTTCACGGACATCACGGCTAAGAGCGGGATGACCCGATCCGGGTGGGGGCAGGGCTGCTGCGTCGGCGACTATGACAACGATGGGCTGAACGATCTATTCGTCACGTACTACGGGCAGAACATCCTCTACAAGAGCCACGGCGACGGCACATTTACCGATGTGACGACGAAGGCGGGGCTGACGCAGAGCAAGATGAGATGGAACTCGGGCTGCGCGTTTGTGGACTACGACAAGGACGGCAAGCTCGATCTGTTTGTGGCGAACTATATCGACTTCGATATCAAGACGGCTCCTCTGCCGGAGGCAGCGGGCTGCGCGTACAAGGGGATGCAGGTGGCTTGCGGACCGCCGGGGCTCGAAGGCGGGAAGAACATTCTCTACAGGAACAATGGGGATGGGACCTTCACCGACGTCAGCGAGAAGGCCGGGATGTGGGGGACGATCGGGACGTATGGACTGAGCGTCACCGTCGCCGATCTGGACAACGATGGCTGGCCGGATATCTATGTCGCGAACGACTCGACCGCGGCGACGTACTACCAGAACCAGAAGGATGGCACGTTCAAGGATACGGCGATCGAGGCTGGGATTGCGTACTCGCCTGACGGCAAGCCGCAGGCGGGCATGGGTGTGGCGGTTGGTGATTTCAACCGCGATGGGCTGCTGGATATCGTGAAGACGAACTTTGCAGGAGATACGGATTCGCTGTACCAGAACCTGGGCGATGGGACGTTTGAGGATCACACGTATCTGTCCGGGCTTGGGGTGAATACGCGTTATCTCGGATGGGGCGTGGGGTTCGTGGATCTGGATAACGATGGCTGGCTGGATATCTTCATCTCCAATGGCCATGTCTACCCGGAGGTCGATGGGTCACATTTGGACGCGCCGTATGCAGAGCACAAGTATGTCTATCGGAATCTGCGCAATGGACAGTTTGAGGAAGTAACGAACCTGGCTGGAAATGGCATGACCGATGCCGTGGCCGCGCGGGGGTGTGCGTTCGGGGATTTTGATAACGATGGGGACATGGATGTGGTGGTGAACTGCGTCAATTCCCTGCCCCAGTTGCTGCGGTGTGATTCCACCGTAGCTCGGAACTGGATCAAGATCCGGGTGGTGGGGAAGAAGAGCAACCGCGCGGGGATTGGCACGCGCATCACCGTGATTGCGGCTACTGCGGCGCAGGATAAAAGTGGCATGGGGAAGCAGCCGCTCAGGCAGATCGATGAGGTGCGGAGTGGGGGGAGCTACTACTCGCAGAACGATCTGCGGATTCACTTTGGGTTGGATGGGGCGAAGACGGCGGATGTAGAGTTGGCTTGGCCGTCAGGCGCGAAGGATACGTTGACGGGGCTTGCGGCGAATAAGCTATACGTCATTGAAGAGGGTGGCAAGGTGTTGAAGACGATGGCGATGGACGGCGTGAAGAAGTGA